One genomic window of Micropterus dolomieu isolate WLL.071019.BEF.003 ecotype Adirondacks linkage group LG06, ASM2129224v1, whole genome shotgun sequence includes the following:
- the LOC123971828 gene encoding vegetative cell wall protein gp1-like: MRRREGHQVTHLTGPKTQNRAGRLEQDPKAPGPCSRLEQDPTVSGGPGPPSRLEQDPKAPGPPSRLEQDPKAPGPPSRLEQDPKAPGPPSRLEQDPKAPGPCSRLEQDPTVSGGPGPPSRLEQDPKAPGPPSRLEQDPKAPGPCSRLEQDPTVSGGPGPPSRLEQDPKAPGPCSSRGGLEQDPKAPGPPSRLEQDPKAPGPPSRLEQDPTVSGGPGPPSRLEQDPKAPGPPSRLEQDPKAPGPPSRLEQDPKAPGPCSSRGGPCVRVD; encoded by the exons ATGAGAA GGCGGGAGGGCCACCAGGTGACACACCTGACAGGACCCAAAACCcagaacagagcaggcagaCTGGAGCAGGATCCAAAGGCCCCCGGGCCCTGCAGCAGACTAGAACAAGATCCAACAGTCAGCGGAGGCCCCGGGCCTCCAAGCAGACTAGAACAAGATCCAAAGGCCCCCGGGCCTCCAAGCAGACTAGAACAAGATCCAAAGGCCCCCGGGCCTCCAAGCAGACTAGAACAAGATCCAAAGGCCCCCGGGCCTCCAAGCAGACTAGAACAAGATCCAAAGGCCCCGGGGCCCTGCAGCAGACTAGAACAAGATCCAACAGTCAGCGGAGGCCCCGGGCCTCCAAGCAGACTAGAACAAGATCCAAAGGCCCCCGGGCCTCCAAGCAGACTAGAACAAGATCCAAAGGCCCCGGGGCCCTGCAGCAGACTAGAACAAGATCCAACAGTCAGCGGAGGCCCCGGGCCTCCAAGCAGACTAGAACAAGATCCAAAGGCCCCCGGgccctgcagcagcagaggggg ACTAGAACAAGATCCAAAGGCCCCCGGGCCTCCAAGCAGACTAGAACAAGATCCAAAGGCCCCCGGGCCTCCAAGCAGACTAGAACAAGATCCAACAGTCAGCGGAGGCCCCGGGCCTCCAAGCAGACTAGAACAAGATCCAAAGGCCCCCGGGCCTCCAAGCAGACTAGAACAAGATCCAAAGGCCCCCGGGCCTCCAAGCAGACTAGAACAAGATCCAAAGGCCCCCGGgccctgcagcagcagaggggg ACCCTGTGTCCGTGTGGACTAG